A DNA window from Amycolatopsis sp. DSM 110486 contains the following coding sequences:
- the sdhA gene encoding succinate dehydrogenase flavoprotein subunit, with amino-acid sequence MQFHKYDVVIVGAGGAGMRAAIESGQRARTAVLTKLYPTRSHTGAAQGGMCAALANVEEDNWEWHTFDTVKGGDYLVDQDAAEIMAKEAIDAVLDLEKMGLPFNRTPEGKIDQRRFGGHTRDHGKAAVRRACYAADRTGHMILQTLYQNCVKYGTEFFNEFYVLDLVTSEDENGNPIASGVVAYELATGELHVFQAKSIVFATGGAGKIFKTTSNAHTLTGDGLGIIFRKGLPLEDMEFFQFHPTGLAGLGILISEAVRGEGGILRNSEGERFMERYAPTIKDLAPRDIVARSMVQEVLQGRGMGPNKDYVVLDVTHLPVEVLETKLPDITEFSRTYLGVDPVKEPVPVFPTCHYVMGGIPTNIHGEALRDNENVIPGLYAAGEVACVSVHGSNRLGTNSLLDINVFGRRAGIAAAEYALAHEHVELPELPTKLVEEQLSGLLSEHGDERVADIRKEMQQTMDSHASVYRTEDTLKQALTDIQALKERYTRITVSDKGKRYNTDLLEAVELGFLLELAEVLIVGALARKESRGGHAREDYPNRDDTNFMRHTMAYKQGEGLSSDIRLDYKPVTFTRYEPMERKY; translated from the coding sequence ATGCAGTTCCACAAGTACGACGTGGTGATCGTCGGCGCCGGCGGCGCCGGCATGCGCGCGGCCATCGAGTCCGGCCAGCGCGCCCGCACCGCGGTCCTCACCAAGCTGTACCCCACGCGGTCCCACACCGGCGCCGCGCAGGGCGGCATGTGCGCCGCGCTGGCGAACGTCGAAGAGGACAACTGGGAGTGGCACACCTTCGACACCGTCAAGGGCGGTGACTACCTCGTCGACCAGGACGCCGCGGAGATCATGGCCAAGGAGGCCATCGACGCGGTCCTCGACCTCGAGAAGATGGGCCTGCCGTTCAACCGCACGCCCGAGGGCAAGATCGACCAGCGCCGCTTCGGCGGCCACACCCGTGACCACGGCAAGGCGGCCGTGCGCCGCGCCTGCTACGCCGCGGACCGCACCGGCCACATGATCCTGCAGACGCTGTACCAAAACTGCGTCAAGTACGGCACGGAGTTCTTCAACGAGTTCTACGTGCTCGACCTCGTGACCAGCGAGGACGAGAACGGCAACCCGATCGCGTCGGGCGTCGTGGCCTACGAGCTGGCCACCGGCGAGCTGCACGTGTTCCAGGCCAAGTCCATCGTGTTCGCCACCGGCGGCGCGGGCAAGATCTTCAAGACGACGTCGAACGCGCACACCCTCACCGGTGACGGCCTCGGCATCATCTTCCGCAAGGGCCTGCCGCTGGAGGACATGGAGTTCTTCCAGTTCCACCCGACCGGCCTCGCGGGCCTGGGCATCCTGATCTCCGAAGCCGTCCGCGGCGAAGGCGGGATCCTGCGCAACTCCGAGGGCGAGCGGTTCATGGAGCGCTACGCCCCCACCATCAAGGACCTCGCGCCGCGCGACATCGTCGCCCGCTCGATGGTCCAGGAGGTGCTGCAGGGCCGCGGCATGGGCCCGAACAAGGACTACGTGGTCCTCGACGTGACGCACCTGCCGGTGGAGGTCCTCGAGACCAAGCTGCCGGACATCACCGAGTTCTCGCGCACCTACCTGGGCGTCGACCCGGTGAAGGAGCCGGTGCCGGTGTTCCCGACCTGCCACTACGTGATGGGCGGCATCCCGACCAACATCCACGGCGAAGCGCTGCGCGACAACGAGAACGTGATCCCGGGCCTGTACGCGGCCGGCGAGGTCGCGTGCGTGTCGGTGCACGGCTCGAACCGCCTGGGCACCAACTCGCTGCTGGACATCAACGTGTTCGGCCGCCGCGCCGGCATCGCGGCCGCGGAGTACGCGCTGGCCCACGAGCACGTCGAGCTTCCGGAGCTGCCGACCAAGCTGGTCGAGGAGCAGCTGTCGGGCCTGCTGTCGGAGCACGGTGACGAGCGCGTCGCCGACATCCGCAAGGAAATGCAGCAGACGATGGACTCGCACGCCTCGGTGTACCGCACCGAGGACACGCTCAAGCAGGCGCTGACCGACATCCAGGCGCTGAAGGAGCGGTACACGCGGATCACCGTGTCGGACAAGGGCAAGCGGTACAACACCGACCTGCTCGAGGCCGTTGAGCTGGGCTTCCTGCTCGAACTGGCCGAGGTCCTGATCGTGGGCGCCCTGGCGCGCAAGGAGTCGCGCGGCGGCCACGCCCGCGAGGACTACCCCAACCGCGACGACACGAACTTCATGCGCCACACCATGGCCTACAAGCAGGGCGAGGGGCTGTCGTCGGACATCCGCCTCGACTACAAGCCGGTGACCTTCACGCGTTACGAGCCGATGGAGCGGAAGTACTGA
- a CDS encoding succinate dehydrogenase iron-sulfur subunit, which yields MTAATTEEAPAASQDHTPITVTLKILRFNPEVDTEPHWESYDVPAQRTDRLLNLLFYVKDYIDGTFSFRRSCAHGVCGSDAMQINGINRLACKVLMKDLLEKDGKKTVISIAPIKGLTTLKDLYVDMDPFFEAYRSVKPYLINYGHEPSRERIQSQADRDRFDDTTKCILCACCTSSCPVYWNDGSYFGPAAIVNAHRFIFDSRDDAAEERLDILNDSEGVWRCRTTFNCTDACPRGIQVTKAIQEVKRALLFKRV from the coding sequence ATGACTGCGGCAACCACCGAAGAAGCACCCGCGGCCTCGCAGGACCACACGCCGATCACGGTCACGCTGAAGATCCTGCGCTTCAACCCCGAGGTCGACACCGAGCCGCACTGGGAGTCCTACGACGTCCCGGCGCAGCGCACCGACCGGCTGCTGAACCTGCTGTTCTACGTCAAGGACTACATCGACGGCACGTTCTCGTTCCGCCGGTCGTGCGCCCATGGCGTGTGCGGCTCCGACGCCATGCAGATCAACGGCATCAACCGTTTGGCCTGCAAGGTGCTCATGAAGGACCTGCTCGAGAAGGACGGCAAGAAGACCGTCATCTCGATCGCCCCGATCAAGGGCCTGACGACGTTGAAGGACCTCTACGTCGACATGGATCCGTTCTTCGAGGCCTACCGGTCGGTCAAGCCGTACCTCATCAACTACGGCCACGAGCCCTCCCGCGAGCGCATCCAGTCCCAGGCCGACCGCGACCGCTTCGACGACACCACCAAGTGCATCCTCTGCGCCTGCTGCACGTCGTCGTGCCCGGTCTACTGGAACGACGGCTCGTACTTCGGTCCGGCCGCGATCGTCAACGCGCACCGCTTCATCTTCGACTCCCGCGACGACGCGGCCGAGGAGCGGCTGGACATCCTGAACGACTCCGAGGGCGTGTGGCGCTGCCGGACGACGTTCAACTGCACGGACGCTTGCCCACGTGGGATCCAGGTGACGAAGGCGATTCAGGAAGTGAAGCGCGCACTTTTGTTCAAGCGCGTCTGA